In Treponema sp. OMZ 798, the following proteins share a genomic window:
- a CDS encoding IS5 family transposase, translating to MKQKGLFDEEDRLRVLSNLGDSLEKLNKKINWEIFKPLLKKALTKEPKGLGGRPAYDYVMMFKIIILQKLYNISDDQTEYQINDRLSFMRFLGLELKDKVPDSKTIWLFKEKLIEARVSKKLFEKFGKELARNNLIGKEGTIIDATIVEAPIQHNSKDENEQIKNGKIPEQWQEAKNKAKLSQKDCDARWTKKHKRSYYGYKDHIKVDKKSKLILKATVTAANVHDSKELKNLVEKEDERLYADSAYIGEEIERVLKAKGIEGQICERGARGKPLSKKQKIGNRKKSKIRARVEHVFGFMTNSMKGIYVRTIGLARATFSIIMMNLTYNLCRYCYLKK from the coding sequence ATGAAACAAAAAGGATTATTTGATGAAGAAGATCGTTTAAGAGTATTAAGTAACTTAGGTGATAGTCTTGAAAAATTAAACAAAAAAATAAATTGGGAAATATTCAAACCACTATTAAAAAAAGCATTAACCAAAGAGCCAAAAGGTTTAGGCGGAAGACCTGCATACGATTATGTAATGATGTTTAAAATAATAATCTTACAAAAATTATACAACATAAGTGATGATCAAACGGAATATCAAATAAACGATCGGCTATCCTTTATGAGATTTTTAGGATTGGAATTAAAAGATAAAGTACCCGATTCAAAAACAATATGGCTTTTTAAAGAAAAACTCATTGAAGCGAGAGTATCAAAAAAGTTATTTGAAAAGTTTGGAAAAGAATTAGCTAGAAATAACTTAATAGGAAAAGAGGGAACGATAATAGATGCGACAATAGTAGAAGCTCCGATACAGCATAACAGCAAAGATGAAAATGAACAAATTAAAAACGGAAAAATCCCTGAACAATGGCAAGAAGCAAAAAATAAGGCAAAATTATCACAAAAAGACTGTGATGCTAGGTGGACAAAGAAGCACAAACGTAGCTATTACGGTTATAAAGATCATATAAAAGTAGATAAAAAAAGTAAGCTTATATTGAAAGCAACTGTAACAGCAGCTAATGTTCATGATAGTAAAGAATTAAAAAATTTAGTTGAAAAGGAAGATGAAAGATTATACGCAGATAGTGCCTATATAGGAGAAGAAATAGAGAGAGTTTTAAAAGCGAAAGGAATAGAAGGGCAAATTTGTGAAAGAGGAGCAAGAGGGAAACCTCTTAGTAAAAAACAAAAAATCGGTAACAGAAAAAAATCAAAAATACGGGCGAGAGTCGAACATGTATTTGGCTTTATGACAAACTCAATGAAAGGTATATATGTAAGAACGATAGGATTAGCTCGTGCAACATTTTCGATAATAATGATGAACTTAACATACAACTTATGCCGATATTGCTATCTAAAGAAATAA
- a CDS encoding M91 family zinc metallopeptidase, producing MAGSNSYKNQVMSVLKKLDPNVKINMRTGIVTTSSTNNSAGAKLIRNLQVSKNTVTIMNDSSIGTAPKSRKKAETPGIGSDSIVYFSINVKLSNDYFIRDENGNIEKAKHTPAEIVLGHELIHGLHYADGTGDNSTDDYTFITSGFQDGKYKSGEVVFKGGLFHDKYPREEARTIGVGEFSNDPITENALRRQLKYNERLTH from the coding sequence ATTGCTGGAAGCAACAGTTATAAAAATCAAGTGATGAGTGTATTAAAAAAGCTTGATCCTAATGTAAAGATAAATATGAGAACAGGAATAGTAACGACTAGCAGTACTAATAATTCTGCTGGAGCAAAATTGATACGAAATTTGCAGGTCAGTAAAAATACAGTCACAATAATGAATGATAGTTCAATAGGTACAGCGCCAAAATCTAGAAAAAAAGCTGAGACTCCAGGTATAGGTTCAGATTCAATTGTTTATTTTTCAATTAATGTAAAATTGAGTAATGATTATTTTATAAGAGACGAAAATGGAAATATAGAAAAAGCTAAACATACTCCAGCAGAAATTGTACTTGGACATGAACTTATTCATGGATTACATTATGCGGATGGAACTGGAGATAATAGCACCGATGACTATACATTTATTACTTCAGGATTTCAAGATGGTAAATATAAGTCTGGAGAGGTCGTATTTAAGGGTGGTTTATTCCATGATAAATATCCGCGAGAAGAAGCTAGAACGATAGGTGTTGGAGAATTTTCTAATGATCCAATAACAGAAAATGCATTAAGGAGGCAATTGAAGTATAATGAAAGGCTTACACATTAA